Proteins encoded by one window of Salicibibacter halophilus:
- a CDS encoding YerC/YecD family TrpR-related protein, with protein MQIDKLRGKEMDQLFHAILSLKDIEECYQFFDDLCTINEVQSLAQRLEVARMLQAGKTYHKIEVETGASTATISRVKRCLNYGNDSYQLALSRVHGE; from the coding sequence ATGCAAATTGATAAATTACGCGGCAAAGAAATGGATCAACTATTTCACGCGATATTATCTTTAAAAGATATCGAGGAATGCTATCAATTTTTTGATGATCTTTGCACGATTAACGAAGTACAATCACTCGCCCAGCGGCTGGAAGTGGCTCGTATGCTCCAGGCAGGGAAGACTTACCATAAAATTGAAGTGGAGACGGGAGCAAGCACAGCTACCATCAGCCGTGTGAAGCGTTGCCTCAATTACGGAAATGACAGTTATCAATTGGCGCTCAGCCGCGTACACGGCGAATAA